CGACGCGCCAGAGCGCGCCGCGTTCTCGAACACCTCGTAGGGCCCGATGGCGTCCAGTTCGTCGAACCCGTCGAAGCAGGCGATTGCAACAGTGTCCATGCCCTCGATACGGCTGACGGCGAGAAATAGCCCGGTGGCTTCAAGCGACTCGGTACCATCCGACAGGCATCCGGAGTGTTCTTTGGGAGCGACGCCGAGCGAACAGGTATGTCCCATCCGTTTCACATCGTCGACGTGTTCGCCCGGGAGCGATACGCCGGGAACCAACTCGCCGTCGTGACCGACGCCGGCGACCTGCACGAGGACGAGATGCAGGCTATCGCCGCGGAGATGGATTACTCGGAGACGACGTTCGTCACCGGCGAACCGACCGACGGTGCGTGGCCGGTCCGCATCTTCACTCCGGCGGCCGAGATACCCTTCGCCGGCCACCCGACGCTCGGGACCGCACAGGTCATCCGGGACCACCTGGCTGACGGGACTCCAGAAACGGTGACGCTGGACTTGCCTGTTGGCGAGGTCCCGGTCGAAGTGCGAGAGCGCGACGGCCGCGAGATCCTGTGGATGACACAGCAGGCCCCCGAGTTCGGCGAGCAGTTGACCCACGAGGACCTCGCCGCCGTTCTCGGCCTGCCGGCTGACCGACTGGACCACGACTGGCCGGTCGAAATCGTCTCCACGGGGCTGGCGACGATTGTCGTCCCGGTGGCCGACCGCGACGCGCTGGAAGCCATCGACCTGGACCGCGACGCCTACGACGCCGTGACCGGCGACCGGGACGCGAAGAACGTCCTGGCGGTCTGTCGAGAGCCGCGAAGCGCCGATAACGACCTCGCCGTCCGCGTGTTCGCGCCGTTCTACAACGTGCCGGAGGACCCCGCGACCGGCTCCTCGAACGGCTGCCTGGCCGCGTATCTCGCCCGCCACGAGATGCTCGGGAGCCCTGCCGTCGAGGCCCGTGTCGAGCAGGGCTACGAGATGGGGCGACCGTCGCTGTTGCATCTCTCAACTGACGGCAGCGGCGAGGACATCAGCGTCCGAGTCGGCGGCAGCGTCGTCGCCGTCGCTCGCGGCGACCTGCTCTAAGTGGCCGTGACAGCCGGGTTTCCGGCACACTCATTTCGCCCCGTCCACAACGCCGCGGCATGGACCTCGCACACACCGCGATCTGCGTCTCAAACCTCGACCGCGCGATGGAGTTCTACGACGCGCTGGGCTTCGAGGAGACGAATCGGTTCACGCTAGACGGCGTGGAGAACGTCTATCTCGGCCGAGACGGCGACGGCGACCTGCAACTGCGCTACGATCCCGACCGCACCACCCCGGTCGCGCCGAACCGCGCCGACGTGGACCACATCGCGTTCACCGTCGACGATGTCGAGGGGACCTTCGAGACGGCCATCGACGCCGGCGCTGCGCCGGTGCTGGAACCGACTGAAGTCGACGCTGCAGAGGCCTTCGCCGCCTTCGTCGAGGACCCCGAAGGGTACACACTGGAGTTCTACCGCTGGCTCTGAGCGGCGACATCCGCAGCGAACGAGCAGTGCTCACCCAAGCAGGGAGCGAACCCGACCGCGCCATAGCGCTGCCGTCCGGGTGGCGACGAGTCGAGCCGGTTCGGACACCGCAGCGAGGAAGCCGCCGAAGCCGACGAGGCACGTCACAGCGGCCGCGCTGGCAACGATTACCGGGGAGAGGCCAGCGCGCGTGAGGCCGGCGACCGCACCGGTCGTGAGTGCGAACGAGACTCCGAGGCCGACAGTGAGATACGCTGCAACCTTGGGTTCGAGCGGAATCCGGCCGAAGACGGCCCGAGAATAGTAGATGACGTACCCAAAGACGACCAAATTCATGACGCCGTACCCGGCGGCCCCGGCGACCGCCCCGAACTCCGCCCCGAAGATCGTGGGCACTGGAACGCTGAACGCCAGTCCGTAGAGCTTCGTGCGGAAGCTCACGCTCGGTTTCCCGATACCCTCCATGGCGTGTGACGTGAGCGTCCAGAAGCCACGGAGGATGTTCACGCCGCCGACGAGCAGGACAGTCGTCGAGAAGACACCCTCCGAGCCGGCGAAAGCGATCCGCGCAACCACGTCGTGTGCGGCCAACAGGTAGCCGAAAACGACGAAGGTGACGCCCGTCCCGCCGGTGACCGCCCCGTCGAGGTACGCGAGTTGCGTGTCACCGGCGGAGGAGTCCCCGCTGACCTTCGTGAGCAGCGGGGAGGAGAGCCGCCAGGAAATCGTCGCGCCGAAGTCAGCGAACCGGTCGGCGGCCTCGTAGATCCCGACAGCCGCCGGCGTCGCGACGACGCCCAGCACGTACACCGGCATATTGTACGACAGACGGTCCAGCACCTGGTCCGGGACGCTCCACCTGGCAAAGTTCCAGGCGCGCTCGACGGCGTGTCGGTCCGGCAGCGTCGGGACGACGCCCAGCGCGACGGTCACAGGAACGAGCACCGCCAGCCGAACCCCGGCCACGACGAGCAGCAGGTCGCCGGCGGTCGTCAGTGTCGGGGCCAGCGCCAGCAGGATAATGAGCTGGATGGCGCTCTGGACGCCGTTAAGCCACGTCTGTACGCTCGGGTAGCCGATGGCACCGACCAGACTCGTCGCGACCATCGACAGTGCAACCGCAAGGGCGTACAGACCGACAGGCGCGAGCAGTCCCGGAGACACCACGGTATTGCGGACGATGACGCCGGCCAGCGCGGCCACAGCCACACCGGCGACGAGGAGATAGCCGAGGGCGAATAGCACTGCCAGTCCGAGATACGGGCCGACAGCTTCGCCCCGTTCGCTGCCGACTTTCTGCAGCGTCTGGCTGATGCCCCGAATCGGACGAAGGACGAGCGAGACCGAGATACTGACGAAGAAATACGTCCCGGTCGCTCCAGGCGATGTGACGAACGCGTAGACGATACCGCTGAGAACGAACAGCGTCGTCGAGAACAGCGCCCCGCTGGTCGTCCGAATAGAGGAGTCCAGCAGGTCTATCTCGTCGCCGTCACGCTGTTCGACCATCGACCGAGTATCAGGGCTGTGGGCGGGAAAACGGTGCGGTGGTTGCACTGGCAGTCGGAACAGCAATGTGACAGGCGCTATCGCTCCTCACTCGCAGTCAGTCACAGAAAATCTCTGTTCACGGCTCACTTCGTTCGCCGTTCGCGTTTCCGGAGGTTCTCACTTCGTTCGAACCTCACTACGCCAGGACTGGGATTTGAACCGATGGCGAGACGTTCCGGGGTGCTCGCTTCGCTGTGCTCCCGGGGCTGCGACTCGCGTGCTCAAATTCCAGTCAGTGTACGTTTCGTGACTGCTGGCTCGCTCGTCGCTGTCGCTCCTCACTCGCAGTCAGTCACAGAAAACGCCAGGACTGGGATTTGAACCCAGAATCCCGAAAGGGAACACGCTTTCCAGGCGTGCGCCTTACCGTTCGGCCATCCTGGCACGTATTTCGAGAGTGCGAGGGCGGGCGATTAAGGGCTTTCGTTTCCGAACAGCCGGGGCTGCATGCGGTAAGAGGCCAGCGTCGCCCCGATACCGACGGCTACGGCGACGCCGGCTTTGGCTGATATCGACACCGGCGTCCCGGCCAGCAGTTCGTAACCCTGAACGAGAACCAGAAACGCGAGGCCCCCGACGACGCCCCACAGGAGGCTGGCCTTCGTTCGCGGGTCCATCAGCGCCCTCCGTTCCGTGCTGTTGTATCGGCAGGTACTGTCCGTGCGAGCCGTCGCATACACGAAGCGGTGGCCGCCGCGGCTAAAACCCCGCCGAAATCAGTCGAGAACAGTTCTCTCGGCGCGCTCTGGCTCGGGGGGAGAGACCCAGTCAGACGAGCACGTCGACCTCGTACCCCTCGTCGGTGAGCGCGTCGATGAGTTCGTCAACGTGGTCGTGGCCGCGGGTCTCCAGATCCAGTTCGACCTCGGCCGAACTCATCGCCACGTCGCGACTGGTCCGGTCGTGCTCGATGCCATAGATGTTGACCTGCTCGCGCGAGAGGACCTCGACGAGTTCCTCTAGCGCGCCGGGGCGGTCCTGAAGGACAGTCCGGATCTTGAGATAGCGGCCGGTCTCGACGAGGCCGCGCATGATGACGTTAGTCAACATGTTCAGGTCGATGTTCCCGCCACACAGCGCGGGGACAATCGTCTCGTCGTCCTCGAAATCGAACTTCTCCTCCATGACGGCGGCCAGCGCGACGGCACCCGCGCCCTCGGCGAGTGTTTTTGAGCGCTCTAACAGCGTCGTCAGGGCGACAGCGATTTCGGAGTCCGACACCGTCACGACCTCGTCGACGCGTTCGCTGATGACCTCGAACGTCTTTTCGCCGGTGGTACGAGTGGCAATGCCGTCGGCAATGGTCTCGACGCTGTCACGTTCGATACGGTGCCCCTTCTCCAGGGATTCGGCCACGCTGGACGCTCCCTCGGCCTGGACGCCGATGACGCGGATGCTTTCGTCCTTACCTTTGAGCGCCGTGGCGATGCCGCTGATGAGCCCGCCGCCGCCGATTGGAACGACGACCGTGTCCACACCGGGGAGGTCCTCGTAGATTTCCAGTCCGATGGTCCCCTGCCCCGCCATCACTTTCTCGTCGTCGAAAGCGTGGACGTAGGTCCGGCCCTCCTCGCGCTCGAGTTCGTGGGCGTGTTCGGCGGCCGCGTCGTAGTCCCGGCCGTGGAGGACCACGTTGCCGCCGTAGCTCCGGGTCGCCTTCACCTTCGAGACTGGTGCTCGTTCCGGCATCACGATTTTCGAGTCGACGCCGATTCGCGTGGCGGCCAGTGCAACTCCCTGAGCGTGGTTGCCGGCGCTCGCCGTGACGACACCGGCTTCCCGTTCAGCGTCCGAGAGCGACGCGATGCGGTTGGTCGCACCCCGTATCTTGAACGACCCCGTGCGCTGGAACAGTTCGAGTTTGAGATGAATATCCGCGCCTGTCATCGCCGAAAACGTGTGCGAGTAATCGAGCGGTGTGTGCCTGGCCGTTTCAGAGACGGTGTCCTGTGCCGCGAGGACGTCCTCAAATGAGAGCATGGGAGTGGCTATTCACCGGACCATGTTATACTGTCGGCCGACCATGCGGCATCGACGGCCGCCATAGCCACGACTGCTCGGGTAGTGTCCTGAAACGGAAAGGGGGAGCGTGTGACTGCACGCGGGAGAAGGAACGCGATTAACTTAAATCCCGTCGTAGCGCGGTGAAAGTGAAAGTGCGGGACAACGGCCGGGTGAGAAACTCTCCCTGGCGCTCGTTTCCTGAGAGGGCCGTCGACTAGCCGGACAGAACTGTTTTACACTCGGTATCCCAGAACGTAGTAGATGGATACCTGGCAGCGACGAACAGCGCTGTACGTTCTCGGCCTCGTTGGCATCATCCTAGCCTATGCGCTGGCCTACGACTACGGGATGTCGGCCTTCGAGAACGAGCCGCGCACGTTCCTGAAATCGCTGCAAATCGTCGTAGAGACGTTTACTACGACTGGCTACGGCTCGGATGGGGACTGGCAGAGCACGGAGATGTTACTACTCATCATCGTGATGGACATCACCGGCGTCGTGCTCATCTTCCTCGCATTACCGGTGTTGCTGTTTCCGCTGTTCGAGGAGGCAATGGAGACGAAAGCCCCGAATACGGTCGAAAACGGACTCAGCGACCACGTCGTCATCTGTCAGTTCTCTCCCCGCGGTGAGACACTCGTCACCGAACTCGACACCTGGGACGTCGACTACGTCATCGTCGAGCCGGACCGGAACCGGGCCAACGACCTCTACGAAGACGGGTACTACGTCATCCACGCCGACCCGCAGTCCGTCGACGGGCTCGAGCGAGCCCATCTGTCGTCCGCCCGCGCGGTCGTGGCCGACGCGTCCGACCAGGTGAACACCAGTATCATCCTCACCGCCCGTGAAGTCGACGAGTCCGTCCAGACCGTCAGTGTCGTCAAGGAGCCCGACCGGGCGAAGTACCACGACCTCGCCGGCGCCGACGCCGTCCTGTCGCCGCGTGGACTGCTCGGTGAGAGCCTCGCGAGCAAAGTCACGACCGGCGTCTCGACGACGCTCGGGGATTCGATAGAGATCGGTGAGGACTTCGACATCGCCGAACTGCCGATCCACCGTGGGAGCGACCTCGTCGGAACGACGCTGGCCGACAGCGGCATCCGCGAGGAGACCGGCGTCAACGTCATCGGCGCGTGGTTCCGTGGCCAGTTCGTGAGTCCGCCCGACCCCGACGCCGAACTCGACGGCAGTACTGTCCTGCTGGTCTCGGGGACCGAACGTCAGCTGGAA
The genomic region above belongs to Haloarcula hispanica ATCC 33960 and contains:
- a CDS encoding PhzF family phenazine biosynthesis protein, coding for MSHPFHIVDVFARERYAGNQLAVVTDAGDLHEDEMQAIAAEMDYSETTFVTGEPTDGAWPVRIFTPAAEIPFAGHPTLGTAQVIRDHLADGTPETVTLDLPVGEVPVEVRERDGREILWMTQQAPEFGEQLTHEDLAAVLGLPADRLDHDWPVEIVSTGLATIVVPVADRDALEAIDLDRDAYDAVTGDRDAKNVLAVCREPRSADNDLAVRVFAPFYNVPEDPATGSSNGCLAAYLARHEMLGSPAVEARVEQGYEMGRPSLLHLSTDGSGEDISVRVGGSVVAVARGDLL
- a CDS encoding VOC family protein, translating into MDLAHTAICVSNLDRAMEFYDALGFEETNRFTLDGVENVYLGRDGDGDLQLRYDPDRTTPVAPNRADVDHIAFTVDDVEGTFETAIDAGAAPVLEPTEVDAAEAFAAFVEDPEGYTLEFYRWL
- a CDS encoding polysaccharide biosynthesis protein — protein: MVEQRDGDEIDLLDSSIRTTSGALFSTTLFVLSGIVYAFVTSPGATGTYFFVSISVSLVLRPIRGISQTLQKVGSERGEAVGPYLGLAVLFALGYLLVAGVAVAALAGVIVRNTVVSPGLLAPVGLYALAVALSMVATSLVGAIGYPSVQTWLNGVQSAIQLIILLALAPTLTTAGDLLLVVAGVRLAVLVPVTVALGVVPTLPDRHAVERAWNFARWSVPDQVLDRLSYNMPVYVLGVVATPAAVGIYEAADRFADFGATISWRLSSPLLTKVSGDSSAGDTQLAYLDGAVTGGTGVTFVVFGYLLAAHDVVARIAFAGSEGVFSTTVLLVGGVNILRGFWTLTSHAMEGIGKPSVSFRTKLYGLAFSVPVPTIFGAEFGAVAGAAGYGVMNLVVFGYVIYYSRAVFGRIPLEPKVAAYLTVGLGVSFALTTGAVAGLTRAGLSPVIVASAAAVTCLVGFGGFLAAVSEPARLVATRTAALWRGRVRSLLG
- the ilvA gene encoding threonine ammonia-lyase, which encodes MLSFEDVLAAQDTVSETARHTPLDYSHTFSAMTGADIHLKLELFQRTGSFKIRGATNRIASLSDAEREAGVVTASAGNHAQGVALAATRIGVDSKIVMPERAPVSKVKATRSYGGNVVLHGRDYDAAAEHAHELEREEGRTYVHAFDDEKVMAGQGTIGLEIYEDLPGVDTVVVPIGGGGLISGIATALKGKDESIRVIGVQAEGASSVAESLEKGHRIERDSVETIADGIATRTTGEKTFEVISERVDEVVTVSDSEIAVALTTLLERSKTLAEGAGAVALAAVMEEKFDFEDDETIVPALCGGNIDLNMLTNVIMRGLVETGRYLKIRTVLQDRPGALEELVEVLSREQVNIYGIEHDRTSRDVAMSSAEVELDLETRGHDHVDELIDALTDEGYEVDVLV
- a CDS encoding potassium channel family protein; its protein translation is MDTWQRRTALYVLGLVGIILAYALAYDYGMSAFENEPRTFLKSLQIVVETFTTTGYGSDGDWQSTEMLLLIIVMDITGVVLIFLALPVLLFPLFEEAMETKAPNTVENGLSDHVVICQFSPRGETLVTELDTWDVDYVIVEPDRNRANDLYEDGYYVIHADPQSVDGLERAHLSSARAVVADASDQVNTSIILTAREVDESVQTVSVVKEPDRAKYHDLAGADAVLSPRGLLGESLASKVTTGVSTTLGDSIEIGEDFDIAELPIHRGSDLVGTTLADSGIREETGVNVIGAWFRGQFVSPPDPDAELDGSTVLLVSGTERQLEQLKEMTLSSVHGFRRGETVIIGAGEVGQTITAALTNAGVPHTVLDQTDEPGVDVVGDATEPDDLRHAGVGAARTVILALSEDTDTEFATLVIRDLNPDVEIIARAEESENVQKMYRAGADYVLALSTVSGRMLASTILEDEDVISMDQQVEVIRVAANGLGNTTIGEADVRSRTGCTVVAIERDGAVITDLGPGVTIEPTDKLVIAGTDDGVTRFKSTFG